Proteins encoded in a region of the Lepeophtheirus salmonis chromosome 6, UVic_Lsal_1.4, whole genome shotgun sequence genome:
- the LOC121120961 gene encoding uncharacterized protein, producing MKLTIILSVIIAQNWASEQISSNFTNKGNVEKITRNIFVEGQKLPGMPNGKGQRCIIKVVQVQETEYDRGMSCQHTIKKKCHVTYVTDYVSAPETKCESTFKKNCHITFKAVPFSAQVKKCYTPLNHKCEGKPEGPKVCRNVYENQCETQYKNYDLEQDEPVCKIKDEIRCKNVPVKLLHLPDDNGEGGIEPFAVKKECKNWPVQSCSIKKKKVTKVHPKTECKKVPRMMCYRSNCKPVPEPEVCHEQTQTQIQNIPEENCDIEPEENCRVELVLVPKLIPKDSCVNIPKVVCVPIKKNPKIISKPVLKEWCYNPKDYIETGDNMGRGDN from the exons ATGAAACTAACAATTATTCTTTCTGTG ATCATTGCTCAGAATTGGGCTTCTGAGCAAATCTCTTCTAATTTCACCAATAAAGGAAATGTAGAAAAGATTACCCGCAATATATTTGTTGAAGGACAAAAATTACCTGGAATGCCCAATGGAAAAGGCCAAAGATGTATCATAAAGGTTGTTCAAGTCCAAGAGACTGAGTACGATCGAGGAATGAGTTGCCAACATACCATTAAGAAGAAGTGTCACGTAACTTATGTTACAGACTATGTTTCAGCTCCCGAAACGAAGTGTGAATCTACCTTCAAGAAGAATTGCCACATTACATTCAAGGCTGTG CCCTTCAGTGCACAGGTTAAGAAATGCTACACTCCTCTTAATCACAAATGTGAGGGCAAACCTGAAGGTCCTAAAGTTTGTAGGAATGTCTATGAAAATCAGTGTGAAACCCAATACAAAAACTATGATCTTGAGCAAGACGAGCCCGTATGCAAAATAAAGGACGAAATCCGTTGCAAAAACGTCCCTGTCAAACTCTTACACCTTCCCGATGATAACGGAGAAGGAGGTATCGAGCCTTTTGCCGTGAAGAAGGAATGCAAAAATTGGCCCGTCCAATCATGCAGtattaagaaaaagaaggtCACAAAGGTTCACCCAAAAACTGAATGTAAAAAAGTCCCAAGAATGATGTGCTACCGTAGCAATTGCAAACCCGTTCCTGAACCTGAAGTTTGCCATGAACAAACCCAAACACAAATCCAAAACATCCCTGAAGAAAATTGTGACATCGAACCTGAAGAAAACTGCCGAGTGGAGTTAGTCCTTGTTCCAAA ACTCATTCCTAAGGATAGCTGCGTCAATATTCCAAAAGTAGTCTGtgttcctataaaaaaaaatccaaaaataattagcAAGCCAGTTCTCAAAGAATGGTGTTATAATCCCAAGGACTATATTGAAACTGGAGATAATATGGGCCGTGGCGATAATTGA